One Trueperaceae bacterium DNA segment encodes these proteins:
- the truB gene encoding tRNA pseudouridine(55) synthase TruB, whose protein sequence is MPVHAVEKPLGLTSHGAVARARRLLGTRRVGHAGTLDPLAGGVLVLLSGEATKLSPFVTAGRKAYLAWVAFGLGTPTLDAEPPAAGADLAHSEPGPLAALTAEAVRAQASRFLAVTSQRPPAFSAVKQAGQRSYAAARRGSATEPPARPVAYHDVELLAFAERRDALPATFARGPGGWGPARAGAGRSFDLPPELAPLPTALFRLEVAAGTYIRSFARDLGAALDAPAHLSGLVRVAAGGIDLTRCCPLDDIATAPPLDPVEALPLPRLRLDAAAAAAVRQGKRPELVPAGPTVLLDDEGAVAAVVEPGSSGRARILRVWQRGLTP, encoded by the coding sequence GTGCCCGTCCACGCCGTCGAGAAACCGTTGGGCCTCACGTCGCACGGCGCCGTCGCGCGGGCGCGCCGGCTACTCGGCACCAGGCGCGTGGGCCACGCCGGCACGCTCGACCCCCTCGCCGGCGGCGTGCTCGTGCTCCTCTCCGGCGAGGCCACGAAGCTCTCCCCGTTCGTGACCGCCGGCCGCAAGGCGTACCTCGCCTGGGTCGCGTTCGGCCTCGGCACGCCCACGCTCGACGCCGAGCCGCCGGCGGCCGGCGCCGACCTCGCGCACTCCGAGCCCGGACCGCTCGCGGCGCTGACGGCCGAGGCGGTGCGGGCGCAAGCGAGTCGCTTCCTGGCGGTCACCTCGCAGCGCCCGCCGGCGTTCTCCGCCGTGAAGCAGGCCGGGCAACGCAGCTACGCCGCGGCCCGGCGCGGCTCGGCCACCGAACCGCCGGCGCGACCCGTCGCCTACCACGACGTCGAACTGCTGGCGTTCGCGGAGCGCCGCGACGCGCTCCCTGCCACGTTCGCGCGCGGCCCCGGCGGTTGGGGGCCGGCCCGGGCGGGCGCGGGACGCTCGTTCGACCTGCCGCCGGAGCTCGCCCCCCTGCCAACCGCCCTGTTCCGGCTCGAGGTCGCGGCGGGCACCTACATCAGGTCGTTCGCGCGCGACCTGGGCGCCGCCCTCGACGCGCCGGCGCACCTTTCGGGACTCGTCCGGGTGGCGGCCGGCGGCATCGACCTCACGCGCTGCTGCCCGCTGGACGACATCGCCACCGCGCCGCCCCTCGACCCCGTCGAGGCGCTGCCCCTCCCCCGGCTTCGGCTGGACGCGGCGGCGGCCGCCGCCGTGAGGCAGGGCAAGCGGCCCGAGCTGGTACCGGCCGGGCCGACCGTGCTGCTCGACGACGAGGGCGCCGTCGCGGCGGTGGTGGAGCCCGGCTCCTCCGGCCGCGCCCGCATCCTGCGCGTGTGGCAGCGCGGTCTCACGCCCTGA
- the ald gene encoding alanine dehydrogenase, whose product MNIGIPKEIKPQEYRVSCTPGAVHALVRAGHRVVVEAGAGLGSSFTDEEYAAAGAELGTRDDAWAQHLVMKVKEPVADEYHYLRDGLLLFTYLHLAADRPLTEALMSSGATAVAYETVQLASGALPLLTPMSEVAGRMAPQVGAHFLERAHGGRGVLLAGVPGVKPGVITVLGAGMVGTNAAKLALGLGAQVNLLDISHARLQYLDDVFGGRVQTHASNAGNLRELLPTTDLLIGAVLIPGSRAPQLVTRDMLELMRPGSVIVDVAVDQGGCIETIHATTHESPTYVVDGVVHYGVANMPGAVPNTSTRALSNQTLPYALKLAATGTAALLDDPAFLKGLNVHAGAITYAAVGHAFGLPTSDAAAALRSHPVTA is encoded by the coding sequence ATGAACATCGGCATCCCCAAAGAGATCAAGCCACAGGAGTACCGAGTCTCGTGCACGCCGGGCGCGGTGCACGCGCTGGTGCGGGCCGGCCACCGCGTGGTGGTCGAGGCGGGCGCCGGCCTGGGCTCGAGCTTCACCGACGAGGAGTACGCCGCGGCGGGCGCCGAGCTCGGCACGAGGGATGACGCCTGGGCGCAACACCTCGTGATGAAGGTGAAGGAGCCCGTCGCTGACGAGTACCACTACCTGCGCGATGGCCTCCTCCTGTTCACCTACCTGCACCTGGCCGCCGACCGGCCCCTCACGGAGGCCCTCATGAGCAGCGGGGCGACGGCCGTGGCGTACGAGACCGTCCAGCTCGCCTCGGGCGCGCTGCCGCTCCTGACGCCGATGAGCGAGGTGGCCGGCCGCATGGCGCCTCAGGTGGGGGCCCACTTCCTCGAACGCGCACACGGCGGCAGGGGCGTGCTGCTCGCAGGCGTGCCGGGCGTCAAGCCCGGCGTGATCACCGTGCTGGGCGCCGGCATGGTCGGCACGAACGCCGCCAAGCTCGCACTGGGCCTCGGGGCGCAGGTGAACCTCCTCGACATCAGCCACGCCCGCCTGCAGTACCTCGACGACGTCTTCGGTGGGCGCGTGCAGACGCACGCGAGCAACGCCGGCAACCTCCGGGAGCTGCTGCCCACCACCGACCTCCTCATCGGCGCCGTCCTGATCCCCGGCTCGCGCGCGCCGCAGCTGGTGACCCGCGACATGCTCGAGCTCATGCGGCCGGGCAGCGTGATCGTCGACGTGGCCGTCGACCAGGGTGGCTGCATCGAGACCATCCACGCCACGACTCACGAGTCGCCCACCTACGTGGTCGACGGCGTCGTGCACTACGGCGTGGCGAACATGCCCGGCGCCGTGCCGAACACGAGCACGCGCGCGCTCTCCAACCAGACGCTCCCCTACGCCCTGAAGCTGGCGGCGACCGGAACGGCCGCGCTCCTCGACGATCCCGCCTTCCTGAAGGGCCTCAACGTGCACGCGGGGGCCATCACCTACGCCGCCGTCGGGCACGCGTTCGGCCTGCCGACGAGCGACGCGGCGGCCGCGCTGCGTTCGCACCCGGTCACGGCCTGA
- the ruvA gene encoding Holliday junction branch migration protein RuvA, translating to MISFVEGVVVEVGEGTVTVALGGVGLEVLAPSSTLARCEVGAPVRLRTQLVVRDEQPSLYGFHQDEQLLLFKRLLDVGGIGPKLALAVLSNLPVGLIVTAVANDDPGLLTSAPGVGKRTAERIVLELKGRLPTELVALGAEGSAAGIGGAGEDAVAALLALGYREGQVRGVVTELAAQDRNDPAEALIRKALARLR from the coding sequence GTGATCAGCTTCGTCGAGGGCGTGGTCGTCGAGGTCGGCGAGGGGACCGTGACCGTGGCGTTGGGAGGCGTCGGCCTCGAGGTCCTCGCGCCCAGCTCCACCCTGGCGCGCTGCGAGGTCGGCGCGCCCGTGCGCCTCCGCACGCAGCTGGTGGTGCGCGACGAGCAACCCAGCCTCTACGGCTTCCACCAGGACGAGCAGCTACTGCTCTTCAAGCGCCTCCTGGACGTCGGCGGGATCGGGCCCAAGCTGGCGCTCGCCGTTCTGTCGAACCTGCCCGTCGGGCTGATAGTCACGGCCGTCGCCAACGACGACCCAGGCCTGCTCACCAGCGCCCCGGGCGTGGGCAAGCGCACGGCCGAACGCATCGTCCTCGAGCTCAAGGGGCGCCTCCCCACCGAACTCGTCGCGTTGGGCGCGGAGGGCTCCGCGGCCGGGATCGGCGGGGCGGGGGAGGACGCGGTGGCGGCGCTCCTCGCCCTCGGCTACCGCGAGGGGCAGGTGCGCGGCGTGGTGACCGAGCTGGCCGCGCAGGACCGGAACGACCCGGCCGAGGCCCTCATCCGCAAGGCCCTGGCGCGACTCCGCTGA
- a CDS encoding alpha-hydroxy-acid oxidizing protein, with the protein MRQRDLAALDGHQFLPRALHDVRVVDPSTAVHGVRLASPIVPRRRRGDGLPPDLLVALPAAAVTGAAEKHPAGRVVAVLPPGGMAELVRDVKALAALGVAAVGVDLAPLADSAPYGAVAWQPRSREDLAELRAAAGCPLWLFGVAGAADAEVAAEAGADVVVVGGCLGHRLGAPAAIELLPEVVDAVGGMVTVAAGGSARDGVDVLRYLAVGAELAVVDAERDPADLVAELTYAMRLTGCANLGDVGYDALFAPLFDEA; encoded by the coding sequence GTGAGACAGCGCGATCTGGCCGCGTTGGACGGCCACCAGTTCCTGCCGCGCGCCCTACACGACGTGCGGGTGGTGGACCCCTCCACGGCGGTTCACGGCGTGAGGCTGGCCTCGCCCATCGTGCCTCGGCGGCGCAGGGGCGACGGCCTGCCGCCGGACCTGCTCGTGGCGCTGCCCGCCGCGGCCGTGACGGGCGCCGCCGAGAAGCACCCGGCGGGACGGGTCGTGGCCGTGCTCCCGCCCGGGGGCATGGCCGAGCTGGTGAGGGACGTCAAGGCGCTCGCGGCGCTCGGGGTGGCGGCGGTGGGCGTGGACCTCGCGCCACTCGCCGACAGCGCCCCATATGGCGCGGTCGCGTGGCAACCAAGGTCGCGCGAGGACCTGGCGGAGCTGCGCGCCGCCGCCGGCTGCCCGCTCTGGCTCTTCGGCGTGGCGGGTGCCGCCGACGCCGAGGTGGCCGCCGAGGCGGGCGCCGACGTCGTCGTGGTGGGCGGCTGCCTCGGCCACCGCCTGGGCGCCCCCGCCGCCATCGAGCTGTTGCCGGAGGTGGTCGACGCCGTCGGCGGCATGGTGACGGTGGCTGCCGGGGGGTCCGCCCGCGACGGCGTCGACGTGCTGCGCTACCTCGCGGTGGGCGCCGAGCTGGCCGTCGTCGACGCGGAGCGGGACCCTGCCGACTTGGTCGCCGAGCTGACTTACGCCATGCGCCTCACCGGCTGCGCCAACCTCGGCGACGTCGGTTACGACGCCCTCTTCGCCCCCCTCTTCGACGAAGCGTGA
- a CDS encoding ATP-binding cassette domain-containing protein: MIASALGRAPRGGGSRGSVNIFGVDDLISVRGINKSFGPVKAVVDLSFTVASGEVYGLLGPNGAGKTTTLRVLATLLRPDSGDATIAGHGLDYGEAVRAAIGVVNGGMGLYDRLDGREILHYFGGLYGMKPKAIDRRIAELDDLLQLGDTLTRRAGGFSTGMKQKIVIARAVLHDPPVIFFDEATSGLDVVARRAVIDFVKAYPSAGRAVIYSTHVMSEVEELCDRACIIYRGRKIAEDGVAALAAQGEGKGLEEAFFRLVRRFDVTNGAAA; the protein is encoded by the coding sequence ATGATAGCAAGCGCCCTAGGGCGCGCGCCCCGCGGCGGGGGCTCGCGGGGGTCTGTTAACATCTTCGGCGTGGACGACCTCATCTCCGTGCGCGGGATCAACAAGAGCTTCGGTCCGGTCAAGGCCGTCGTCGACCTGAGCTTCACGGTCGCCAGCGGCGAGGTATACGGCCTCCTCGGACCGAACGGCGCCGGCAAGACGACGACCCTCCGCGTCCTCGCCACCCTGCTGAGGCCGGACTCGGGCGACGCCACCATCGCCGGCCACGGCCTGGACTACGGCGAGGCTGTCCGGGCCGCCATCGGCGTGGTGAACGGCGGCATGGGCCTGTACGACCGGCTCGACGGCCGCGAGATCCTCCACTACTTCGGCGGCCTCTACGGCATGAAACCCAAGGCCATCGACCGACGCATCGCCGAGCTCGACGACCTACTCCAGTTGGGCGACACCCTCACGCGCCGCGCCGGCGGGTTCTCGACGGGCATGAAGCAGAAGATCGTCATCGCGCGCGCCGTCCTGCACGACCCGCCCGTGATCTTCTTCGACGAGGCCACGAGCGGCCTCGACGTGGTGGCGAGGCGCGCGGTCATCGACTTCGTGAAGGCCTACCCGAGCGCCGGCCGGGCCGTCATCTACTCCACCCACGTCATGAGCGAGGTGGAGGAGCTATGCGACCGCGCCTGCATCATCTACCGCGGTCGCAAGATCGCGGAGGACGGCGTCGCGGCGCTGGCCGCGCAGGGCGAGGGCAAGGGGTTGGAGGAGGCGTTCTTCCGGCTCGTGAGGCGCTTCGACGTCACGAACGGAGCGGCGGCGTGA
- a CDS encoding ABC transporter permease: MRPGIVGRLARKEIVSTLRDTRAIVSNLLIPLLLVPVLMLGLPLLIGNLLDREQVTLTPVGVVGLATVPTELTEAMRSAGLEPRAVDDATAAVQDGSVEVAIVVPAGFGAAIAGGGSAELQLVTKVGNMKAELSASKVQQAVTAYQGVVVGRRLAAAGLDTALLTPVKVATVDASSKAERSSGQLSWLIPFFIAIWTLTGGQMTAIDATAGEKERGTLEVLLVAPVRRAEVVAGKFLATMVFGLTAATMAIVGFLIGSLVMQRLFVPRLGDQAEQVVAVMGGSLAVSPAGVLQLLVSALLLAAFVAALVLGVAMFARSFKEAQSYVAPLSFLFILPAVALQFKDLIGVSDSVFYVPVLNTLLLMDNVVRGSATWNETLVTWAVMAAAVGLLLRFALANFKRESVIFRS; the protein is encoded by the coding sequence GTGAGGCCCGGGATCGTCGGGCGGCTGGCGCGCAAGGAGATCGTCTCCACGCTGCGCGACACCCGCGCCATCGTCTCCAACCTGCTCATACCGCTGCTGCTCGTGCCCGTCCTGATGCTCGGCCTGCCGCTACTCATCGGCAACCTGCTCGATCGGGAGCAGGTGACCCTCACCCCGGTCGGCGTGGTCGGGCTGGCCACCGTCCCCACCGAGCTCACGGAGGCCATGCGGAGCGCGGGGCTGGAACCGCGGGCGGTGGACGACGCCACCGCCGCCGTCCAGGACGGCAGCGTGGAGGTGGCCATCGTGGTGCCCGCCGGCTTCGGCGCCGCCATCGCCGGCGGCGGCAGCGCCGAGCTGCAGCTCGTCACGAAGGTCGGGAACATGAAGGCCGAACTGAGCGCCTCGAAGGTGCAGCAGGCCGTCACCGCCTACCAGGGGGTCGTCGTGGGCCGGCGGCTGGCGGCGGCCGGCCTCGACACTGCGCTCCTCACCCCCGTGAAGGTCGCCACGGTGGACGCGAGCAGCAAGGCGGAGCGCAGCAGCGGCCAGCTGTCGTGGCTCATCCCGTTCTTCATCGCCATCTGGACCTTGACGGGCGGCCAGATGACCGCCATCGACGCCACCGCGGGCGAGAAGGAGCGCGGCACCCTCGAGGTGCTGCTCGTGGCGCCCGTGCGCCGCGCCGAGGTGGTGGCGGGCAAGTTCCTCGCGACCATGGTGTTCGGCCTGACGGCGGCCACCATGGCGATAGTCGGCTTCCTGATCGGCAGCCTCGTCATGCAGCGGCTGTTCGTGCCGCGCCTCGGCGACCAGGCCGAGCAGGTCGTGGCGGTGATGGGCGGCAGCCTGGCGGTCAGCCCGGCGGGCGTCCTCCAGTTGCTTGTCAGCGCCCTCCTGCTGGCCGCGTTCGTGGCGGCGCTCGTCCTCGGCGTCGCCATGTTCGCGCGCTCGTTCAAGGAGGCGCAGAGTTACGTCGCGCCGCTGTCGTTCCTGTTCATCCTGCCGGCGGTGGCGCTGCAGTTCAAGGACCTGATCGGCGTCAGCGACTCGGTCTTCTACGTGCCGGTCCTCAACACCCTGCTCCTGATGGACAACGTGGTCCGCGGCAGCGCGACCTGGAACGAGACGCTCGTCACCTGGGCCGTCATGGCCGCGGCCGTGGGGCTGCTCCTGCGCTTCGCCCTGGCGAACTTCAAGCGCGAGTCCGTCATCTTCAGGAGTTGA
- the malQ gene encoding 4-alpha-glucanotransferase, whose protein sequence is MTGARDRRSGLLLHPTSLPGPHGIGELGREAYAWVDFLEAAGQRLWQVMPLGPTGYGDSPYQCFSAFAGNHYLIDLTELHAAGLLDAAHLTRMRALPQQHVAFGDVIPLKLELLTVAATRFAAAATATERAAVAAFAREHAAWLPDYALFMALKEENGGRPWNGWASELRGRDPAALAAARTRLAEAVARHTLWQYWFFTQWQRLRDYANAKDIVVLGDVPIFVALDSADTWSHPELYHLAPGGEPTVVAGVPPDYFSATGQRWGNPLYRWEAMAADGYAWWVARVRAALELVDRVRVDHFRGFAAYWEVPATEETAVNGRWVPGPGQALFDALAAALGTLPLVAEDLGVITPDVDALRLANGLPGMKVLQFAFAADADDPYLPHNYEANCVVYTGTHDNDTTAGWYAAAPEAERDLVRRYLAKGDDNIAWELVRLAQASVASTAVAPLQDVLGLGSAARMNTPGTAAGNWSWRFAWEDVPYWLAPQLRELAELYGRVPGRGGADTPYRRSRAD, encoded by the coding sequence GTGACCGGCGCCCGCGACCGCCGGTCTGGGTTGCTGCTGCACCCGACCTCCCTGCCGGGACCTCACGGGATCGGCGAGCTGGGGCGCGAGGCGTACGCCTGGGTCGACTTCCTGGAGGCGGCGGGTCAGCGCCTGTGGCAGGTCATGCCGCTCGGCCCGACCGGCTACGGCGACAGCCCGTACCAGTGCTTCAGTGCCTTCGCGGGGAACCACTACCTCATCGACCTGACGGAGCTTCACGCGGCCGGCCTGCTGGACGCCGCCCACCTCACGCGGATGCGCGCGCTGCCGCAGCAGCACGTGGCGTTCGGCGACGTGATCCCCCTGAAGCTCGAGCTGCTGACGGTGGCCGCCACGCGCTTCGCGGCCGCCGCCACCGCCACGGAACGGGCGGCCGTCGCCGCCTTCGCGCGAGAGCACGCGGCCTGGCTGCCCGACTACGCCCTCTTCATGGCGCTCAAGGAGGAGAACGGCGGGCGCCCCTGGAACGGCTGGGCGTCCGAGCTCAGGGGGCGCGACCCGGCCGCCCTCGCCGCTGCGCGGACGCGGCTGGCGGAGGCCGTGGCGCGGCACACGCTGTGGCAGTACTGGTTCTTCACCCAGTGGCAGCGGCTGCGCGACTACGCCAACGCCAAGGACATCGTGGTGTTGGGCGACGTCCCCATCTTCGTGGCGCTTGACTCCGCCGACACCTGGTCGCACCCGGAGCTCTACCACCTCGCGCCCGGCGGCGAGCCCACCGTCGTGGCCGGCGTGCCCCCCGACTACTTCTCGGCCACGGGGCAGCGCTGGGGCAACCCCCTCTACCGCTGGGAGGCGATGGCGGCCGACGGTTACGCCTGGTGGGTGGCGCGCGTTCGCGCCGCGCTCGAGCTGGTCGACCGGGTGCGCGTCGACCACTTCCGGGGGTTCGCCGCCTACTGGGAGGTGCCGGCGACCGAGGAGACGGCCGTGAACGGGCGCTGGGTGCCGGGTCCGGGCCAGGCGCTCTTCGACGCCCTCGCGGCCGCTCTTGGCACGCTGCCGCTCGTGGCGGAGGACCTGGGCGTCATCACCCCCGACGTCGACGCGCTCAGGCTCGCCAACGGCCTGCCGGGCATGAAGGTGCTCCAGTTCGCCTTCGCCGCCGACGCCGACGACCCTTACCTGCCCCACAACTACGAGGCGAACTGCGTGGTCTACACCGGCACGCACGACAACGACACCACGGCCGGCTGGTACGCGGCGGCGCCCGAGGCGGAACGCGACCTCGTCAGGCGCTACCTCGCCAAGGGGGACGACAACATCGCCTGGGAGCTGGTGCGGCTGGCCCAGGCGTCGGTGGCCTCCACCGCGGTCGCTCCCCTGCAGGACGTCCTGGGCCTCGGGAGCGCGGCGCGCATGAACACGCCGGGCACGGCCGCCGGGAACTGGAGCTGGCGCTTCGCGTGGGAGGACGTGCCTTACTGGCTGGCGCCACAGCTCCGCGAGCTCGCCGAGCTGTACGGCCGCGTGCCGGGGCGCGGCGGCGCCGACACGCCGTACCGCCGGTCGCGCGCCGACTGA
- a CDS encoding ABC transporter permease, giving the protein MIRATTPLLLAALGGLFSERSGIVNIALEGIILFGALAAAVVTQLVEAPFVAANPSARVWYAPWLGLLAAMVLGALVAGVHALVSIKYKADQIISGTAINLMGLGIPAVVLAGLYQNTSISDPVKNRLPDISLLGIPGLKFSVLVYVAFLLVPLVWFVVFRTPFGLRLRAVGEHPEAADSLGISVTRMRYVGVMLSGVLAGLGGAYLSIGNLNQFVSEMSGGRGFIALAALIFGKWHPLGVLGATLLFGAFQATEVLLGGGKLLPPTLVQSLPYILTMLVLAGFVGRSVAPKGLGKAWHE; this is encoded by the coding sequence ATGATCCGCGCCACCACTCCGCTCCTGCTGGCGGCGCTCGGCGGGCTGTTCAGCGAGCGCTCCGGCATCGTCAACATCGCGCTGGAGGGCATCATCCTCTTCGGCGCGTTGGCCGCGGCCGTCGTCACGCAGTTGGTGGAGGCGCCGTTCGTGGCCGCCAACCCGTCCGCGCGCGTCTGGTACGCCCCCTGGCTCGGCCTCCTCGCGGCCATGGTGCTCGGCGCGCTCGTCGCCGGGGTGCACGCCCTCGTCTCCATCAAGTACAAGGCCGACCAGATCATCTCGGGCACCGCCATCAACCTGATGGGGCTGGGCATCCCCGCCGTCGTGCTCGCGGGCCTCTACCAGAACACCTCCATCTCCGACCCCGTCAAGAACCGCCTGCCGGACATCAGTCTCCTCGGCATCCCCGGCCTCAAGTTCAGCGTCCTCGTCTACGTCGCCTTCCTGCTGGTGCCGCTCGTGTGGTTCGTGGTGTTCCGCACCCCGTTCGGCCTGAGGCTGCGCGCCGTGGGGGAACACCCCGAGGCGGCCGACTCCTTGGGCATCAGCGTGACGCGCATGCGCTACGTTGGCGTCATGCTGTCGGGGGTGTTGGCGGGCCTGGGCGGCGCCTACCTGTCGATAGGGAACCTCAACCAGTTCGTGAGCGAGATGTCGGGAGGGCGCGGTTTCATCGCCCTGGCGGCGCTCATCTTCGGCAAGTGGCACCCGCTTGGCGTGCTGGGCGCCACGCTACTGTTCGGCGCCTTCCAGGCCACCGAGGTGCTGCTCGGCGGCGGCAAGCTCCTGCCGCCCACACTGGTGCAGAGCCTGCCGTACATCCTCACGATGCTCGTCTTGGCGGGCTTCGTGGGTCGCTCCGTCGCCCCGAAGGGGCTCGGCAAGGCGTGGCACGAGTGA
- a CDS encoding ABC transporter permease — translation MTERLALLVLAAVALLAVFVAPWGAVNRETGARSAVMMLDGRTFDFTGRTDPVDFPQRGAVLVVTLLGLAGIGAGALLKERPRRLAWLAAGLVLVAGTGWGLQSFTTAVDAARTGAFEAELRGAIERPRPAYDVAKLEAALATVDERSLTENVAVVDAAGLVIRRLPYTNAGFGAAAFLAIVAGGIAMLFGLRAVRGMPGVVDRLLHSAAVPTAAILLALLAAAVVILALQPTPLGSSVQLGGPFERLVGRLDTLWYAYYSMFHDSLGTVNGFAESLKFATPLIFTGLAVAFGFQAGLFNIGAPGQMVMGAIFAMFGGLYIPGPKFVVLPLAILAAALGGGLWGALPGWLKARFGANEVINTILLNFVAASALLFILSSGNVFAAAALRLLAVVGVFVVVVLLLLAFRGVRRASRRAPRVAFAVGATVLLAGCVVAGLPRPGDAPVTVQMPFKVPGNEPKSKSLNPSATIPSLPAVLGIDRGGVNVIPVDYAAVAAAVAALLGLFVLPRFRRLRRWPARLVGAAALGAAAYGLAALLGWNSTPTAIPPTKLNLSFLLALLMAAFVHVFLFKTRWGYELRAVGLSPRAAEYGGARIARNTVLAMTISGALAGLTATHYVLGGALEDYALRQSIPTSDGFDGIAVALLGFNQPAFIVAAAFLFGVLKYGGSVLNITFPNLTRDVVSMILALVVLFIAAKGFLPARMVDPLSWGERRSGPVGSAPEAPEEA, via the coding sequence GTGACTGAACGGTTGGCACTGCTTGTGCTGGCGGCGGTGGCGCTGCTGGCGGTGTTCGTCGCGCCGTGGGGCGCCGTGAACCGGGAGACGGGCGCGCGCAGCGCCGTCATGATGCTGGACGGCCGCACGTTCGACTTCACCGGCCGCACCGACCCCGTAGATTTCCCCCAGCGAGGGGCGGTGCTCGTCGTCACCCTCCTCGGCCTGGCCGGCATCGGCGCGGGGGCGCTCCTCAAGGAGCGGCCGCGGCGCCTCGCCTGGCTGGCCGCCGGGCTGGTGCTGGTGGCGGGCACGGGGTGGGGCCTACAGAGCTTCACCACCGCCGTGGACGCGGCTCGCACGGGCGCCTTCGAGGCCGAGCTGCGCGGTGCCATCGAACGGCCGCGGCCCGCCTACGACGTCGCCAAGCTCGAAGCCGCCCTCGCCACCGTCGACGAACGCAGCCTCACGGAGAACGTGGCCGTCGTGGACGCGGCGGGGCTCGTCATCAGGCGCCTGCCTTACACGAACGCCGGTTTCGGGGCCGCCGCCTTCCTCGCCATCGTGGCCGGCGGCATCGCCATGCTGTTCGGGCTGCGGGCCGTGCGCGGCATGCCCGGGGTGGTGGACCGGCTCCTGCATTCGGCCGCCGTGCCGACGGCCGCCATCCTGCTGGCGCTCCTCGCGGCCGCCGTCGTGATCCTCGCCCTCCAACCCACGCCGCTGGGCTCGAGCGTGCAGCTCGGCGGTCCGTTCGAACGGCTGGTGGGGCGGCTCGATACCCTCTGGTACGCCTACTACTCCATGTTCCACGACTCGCTCGGGACCGTGAACGGCTTCGCCGAGTCGCTAAAGTTCGCCACGCCGCTGATCTTCACGGGCCTGGCCGTCGCCTTCGGCTTCCAGGCGGGGCTCTTCAACATCGGCGCGCCCGGCCAGATGGTCATGGGGGCCATCTTCGCCATGTTCGGCGGACTCTACATCCCAGGACCCAAGTTCGTGGTGCTGCCGCTCGCCATACTCGCGGCCGCGCTCGGCGGCGGCCTCTGGGGGGCGTTGCCCGGCTGGCTGAAGGCGCGCTTCGGAGCCAACGAGGTCATCAACACCATCCTGCTCAACTTCGTGGCCGCCTCGGCCTTGCTCTTCATCCTCTCTTCCGGCAACGTGTTCGCGGCGGCGGCGCTCCGGTTACTGGCCGTCGTCGGCGTCTTCGTGGTCGTGGTCTTGCTGCTGCTCGCGTTCAGGGGCGTGAGGCGCGCGTCGCGCCGGGCGCCGCGGGTCGCCTTCGCGGTCGGCGCCACCGTGCTACTGGCCGGCTGCGTCGTCGCCGGCCTGCCGCGGCCCGGCGACGCGCCCGTGACGGTGCAGATGCCCTTCAAGGTCCCCGGCAACGAGCCTAAGTCCAAGTCGTTGAACCCCTCCGCCACCATCCCCAGCCTCCCCGCCGTGCTCGGCATCGATCGCGGCGGCGTCAACGTCATCCCCGTCGACTACGCTGCCGTGGCGGCCGCCGTCGCCGCGTTGCTCGGGCTGTTCGTCCTGCCGCGGTTCCGGCGCCTGCGGCGGTGGCCGGCGCGGCTGGTCGGCGCGGCGGCGCTCGGTGCCGCCGCCTACGGCCTGGCCGCCCTGCTCGGTTGGAACTCCACGCCGACGGCGATACCGCCCACCAAGCTGAACCTGTCGTTCCTCCTGGCGCTGCTCATGGCCGCCTTCGTGCACGTCTTCCTCTTCAAGACGCGCTGGGGCTACGAGCTCCGCGCCGTCGGCCTCTCGCCGCGCGCCGCGGAGTATGGCGGCGCGCGCATCGCGCGCAACACGGTGCTGGCCATGACCATCAGCGGCGCGCTGGCCGGCCTGACCGCAACGCACTACGTGCTGGGCGGAGCGCTCGAGGACTACGCGCTCAGGCAGTCGATCCCGACCAGCGACGGCTTCGACGGCATCGCCGTCGCCCTCCTCGGCTTCAACCAGCCGGCGTTCATCGTGGCGGCCGCCTTCCTGTTCGGCGTCCTCAAGTACGGCGGTTCCGTTCTCAACATCACCTTCCCCAACCTGACGCGCGACGTGGTCAGCATGATCCTCGCGCTGGTGGTGTTGTTCATCGCCGCCAAGGGGTTCCTGCCCGCCCGCATGGTCGACCCGCTCAGCTGGGGCGAGCGGCGAAGCGGCCCCGTCGGCTCCGCGCCGGAAGCGCCCGAGGAGGCCTGA